In Myxococcales bacterium, the following proteins share a genomic window:
- a CDS encoding DNA-3-methyladenine glycosylase 2 family protein: MQAVNAPVKDWKPAVRHLCKVEPRFAPLVKQHGLPTMAPARDLYGSLGRAIVYQQLSGKAAATILGRVQAALGSPKVFPKASVLVRAEMPVLRGAGLSQAKALALLDLAARVEDGRLDLRKARQLPHAQLVETLTAVRGIGPWSADMFAMFALARPDVFAYGDLGVKKGLQTFLGLRQLPTESVMEKRSAAWAPWRSAAGWYMWRVLES; this comes from the coding sequence ATGCAAGCGGTGAATGCGCCGGTGAAAGATTGGAAGCCGGCGGTTAGGCACTTGTGCAAGGTGGAGCCGCGGTTTGCGCCGTTGGTAAAGCAACACGGGCTGCCGACGATGGCGCCGGCGCGCGACCTTTACGGGTCGCTTGGGCGTGCCATTGTCTATCAACAGCTCAGCGGCAAGGCGGCGGCGACCATCTTGGGCCGTGTGCAGGCGGCGCTCGGATCGCCCAAGGTCTTTCCCAAGGCTAGCGTGCTGGTGCGCGCAGAGATGCCGGTGCTGCGCGGCGCGGGCTTGTCGCAGGCCAAGGCGCTGGCGCTGCTCGATTTGGCGGCGCGGGTGGAAGATGGCCGCCTGGATTTGCGCAAGGCGCGGCAGCTGCCGCACGCGCAGCTCGTCGAGACGCTGACCGCCGTGCGCGGCATTGGGCCATGGTCGGCAGACATGTTCGCCATGTTTGCCCTGGCCCGGCCCGACGTGTTTGCCTATGGCGATTTGGGCGTAAAGAAGGGCCTGCAGACGTTTTTAGGCCTGCGACAATTGCCCACCGAAAGCGTGATGGAAAAACGCAGCGCCGCGTGGGCGCCGTGGCGCTCGGCGGCGGGCTGGTACATGTGGCGCGTACTTGAGTCGTAA
- a CDS encoding COX15/CtaA family protein: MAMGPHNQMARAQQVWLWGAAALVAAMVLVGGATRLTGSGLSITEWNVVRGALPPTSDAAWQELFAKYQATPQFEQVNAHYDLAQFKNIFWWEYAHRLLGRFLGIYMVLPMIFFWVRRSLAAPLRNRLLLLIGLGAFQGLLGWLMVKSGLVDRPSVSHFRLAAHLMTALLTFVLIVWTALDLRRGAARFGGLRASTAGKWVMAFGVLLGLQLTYGAFVAGLKAGLLFNTYPLMGGHFFPGATLGGAGSLWSAAVNLPALVQWIHRWLGACVLLASLGLGWQLYLSQARGFWLVPAATSAQFLLGVLTILWFHKAAVHVSVTHQFGAVVLLGLLTLTAHRVALANQAAR; encoded by the coding sequence ATGGCCATGGGACCTCATAACCAAATGGCGCGCGCACAGCAAGTTTGGCTCTGGGGTGCCGCCGCCCTAGTGGCCGCCATGGTGTTGGTCGGAGGTGCCACCCGGCTTACCGGCTCGGGGCTTTCGATCACCGAATGGAACGTGGTGCGCGGCGCGCTGCCGCCCACCTCCGATGCGGCTTGGCAGGAGCTGTTTGCCAAGTATCAGGCAACGCCCCAATTCGAGCAGGTCAATGCGCACTACGACCTCGCGCAGTTCAAGAATATTTTCTGGTGGGAGTATGCGCACCGCCTGCTCGGGCGCTTCCTCGGCATCTACATGGTGCTGCCGATGATTTTCTTCTGGGTACGACGATCGCTTGCGGCGCCGCTGCGCAATCGCCTGCTGCTGCTCATTGGGCTCGGCGCGTTCCAAGGCCTGCTCGGTTGGCTGATGGTTAAGAGCGGCCTCGTCGATCGCCCAAGCGTCAGCCATTTTCGCCTCGCGGCGCATCTCATGACGGCGCTGCTGACGTTTGTACTCATTGTGTGGACCGCGCTCGATTTGCGGCGCGGCGCGGCGCGATTTGGCGGCTTGCGCGCCAGCACGGCGGGCAAGTGGGTCATGGCATTTGGCGTGTTGCTCGGGCTGCAACTCACGTACGGCGCGTTTGTGGCTGGGCTCAAGGCAGGGCTGCTCTTCAACACCTATCCCCTCATGGGCGGGCATTTTTTCCCAGGCGCCACGCTGGGGGGCGCCGGCAGCCTCTGGAGCGCCGCGGTTAATCTGCCAGCGCTAGTGCAATGGATTCACCGCTGGCTCGGTGCCTGTGTGCTGCTCGCCAGCCTCGGCCTCGGGTGGCAGCTTTATCTTTCGCAGGCGCGAGGCTTTTGGCTGGTGCCGGCTGCCACCAGCGCGCAATTTCTCCTCGGCGTGCTCACCATCTTGTGGTTTCACAAAGCCGCCGTGCATGTCAGCGTCACTCACCAATTTGGCGCGGTCGTGCTGCTCGGGCTGCTGACGCTGACGGCGCATCGCGTAGCTTTGGCCAACCAAGCGGCACGCTAG
- the maf gene encoding septum formation protein Maf, which translates to MLRRVTAHLILASASPRRRELLERIGYLVDVAPSDIEESVAPGEAPDDYVLRLATQKALACADAGRLGWIIAADTTVAVDAHILGKPASPDEAAEMLRVMSGRQHFVHTGYCIAKPNRELLARVVTTAVLFAELSPQDIADYVACGEWDGKAGGYAVQGIAAAFVREVRGSITNVIGLPLAEVRLALLDLGGPRATLPLNP; encoded by the coding sequence ATACTTCGCCGCGTGACGGCCCACCTCATCTTGGCCTCGGCCTCGCCGCGGCGGCGCGAGCTGCTCGAGCGTATCGGTTACCTAGTCGACGTCGCGCCCAGCGATATTGAAGAGTCGGTGGCACCAGGCGAAGCGCCGGATGACTACGTGTTGCGCCTAGCCACGCAAAAAGCGCTCGCCTGCGCCGATGCGGGGAGGCTGGGATGGATCATCGCCGCCGATACCACGGTCGCCGTCGACGCGCACATCTTGGGCAAGCCGGCCTCGCCGGATGAAGCCGCCGAGATGCTGCGGGTCATGAGCGGGCGGCAGCATTTCGTGCATACCGGCTACTGCATCGCCAAGCCAAACCGCGAATTGTTGGCGCGCGTGGTCACCACAGCAGTGCTGTTTGCTGAGCTTTCGCCGCAGGACATCGCGGATTATGTCGCCTGTGGCGAATGGGATGGCAAGGCGGGCGGCTACGCCGTGCAAGGCATTGCCGCAGCGTTTGTCCGCGAGGTGCGCGGCTCGATCACCAACGTGATCGGCCTGCCGCTGGCTGAGGTGCGGCTAGCGCTGCTTGACCTTGGCGGCCCCCGAGCTACGTTGCCGCTCAACCCCTAA
- the rpsA gene encoding 30S ribosomal protein S1, translating to MTSGGMEEDFGALLAEFEGKAKRPGERRPTVGDTVKGSIVSIGRESVFVDLGGKAEGMLEKAQVVDGDGNVTVKVGDQLEARVVGDEGGVFTLRVKLGRGVQAKQELVMAFETGLPVEGVVSDIVKGGLSVQVAGVRAFCPASQIDARFVQDLAPFVGQRFNFRITKYDGRDLVLSRRVIVEEENKIKAVETRSRLQPGLVVEGVVTAFKPYGAFVDIGGIEGMLHVSELGYSRVNDPQEVLKLGQTVQCVILKIEPGDRGERISLSLKAMAEDPWNQAAKLLVEGGRLKGTIKRLETFGAFVEIAPGVEGLVHISELGAGRRINHPKEVVTSGQEVEVTVIAVDAEKRRIALSMASTVDGTTEEVREASEQQTVGAAKHLGTFADLLKEKPSAP from the coding sequence ATGACCTCAGGTGGAATGGAAGAAGACTTCGGCGCACTCCTTGCCGAATTCGAAGGCAAGGCCAAACGTCCAGGCGAACGGCGTCCAACAGTGGGCGATACCGTCAAGGGATCGATCGTCTCGATTGGCCGCGAATCAGTATTTGTCGACCTCGGCGGCAAGGCCGAAGGCATGCTTGAAAAAGCCCAGGTCGTCGATGGCGATGGCAACGTAACCGTCAAGGTTGGCGACCAGCTAGAAGCTCGCGTCGTCGGCGATGAAGGCGGCGTATTCACGTTGCGCGTCAAGCTAGGTCGCGGCGTTCAGGCCAAGCAAGAGTTGGTGATGGCGTTCGAGACCGGCCTGCCGGTTGAGGGCGTGGTCTCCGATATCGTCAAGGGCGGGCTCTCGGTGCAGGTCGCCGGCGTGCGCGCCTTTTGCCCAGCCTCGCAAATCGATGCGCGCTTTGTGCAGGACCTCGCGCCGTTTGTCGGCCAGCGCTTTAACTTCCGCATCACTAAGTATGACGGCCGCGATCTGGTGCTGTCGCGCCGCGTGATCGTCGAAGAAGAAAACAAGATCAAGGCCGTCGAGACTCGCTCGCGTTTGCAGCCAGGCTTGGTCGTAGAGGGCGTTGTCACCGCGTTTAAGCCATATGGCGCCTTTGTCGATATTGGCGGCATCGAGGGCATGTTGCACGTCTCCGAGCTCGGCTATTCGCGCGTCAACGACCCGCAAGAAGTGCTCAAGCTCGGCCAGACCGTGCAGTGCGTGATCCTCAAGATCGAGCCGGGCGATCGCGGCGAGCGCATCAGCCTCTCGCTTAAGGCGATGGCGGAAGACCCATGGAACCAAGCGGCCAAGCTGCTGGTCGAGGGCGGGCGCCTCAAGGGCACCATCAAGCGCCTCGAAACCTTCGGCGCGTTTGTTGAAATCGCGCCGGGCGTTGAAGGCCTCGTGCACATCAGCGAGCTCGGCGCCGGTCGCCGCATCAATCACCCTAAAGAAGTGGTGACCTCGGGCCAAGAAGTTGAAGTAACCGTGATCGCCGTCGACGCCGAAAAACGCCGCATCGCGCTCTCGATGGCCTCGACCGTCGACGGCACGACCGAAGAAGTTCGCGAAGCCTCGGAACAGCAAACCGTTGGCGCCGCCAAGCATCTCGGCACCTTTGCCGACCTGCTCAAAGAAAAGCCAAGCGCACCGTAA
- a CDS encoding (2Fe-2S)-binding protein, which translates to MTVAEERNPVTLRVDGVSVRAYAGDTVAAALIAQQLPTMRSLKYHRPRAPFCMDGHCGSCLMRIDGEPNMRACMTPVHDGLEVCSQNALPTATHDALGIIDRVYAQGLDHHAIMTGSRLQNRVAQVVVRQLSGQGTLPVRASSQEASLPAERLVCDVLVVGGGVSGCIAAASAAAAGATTLLIDDGFALRGVPGAARVLTATALLGVFHEHGRAYAIAASASHTYRLEPRAWVWATGSYAQNAVFANNDLPGVFAVRAVAPLLAADVLVGEHVLIASDAASMAHAQDTAALLRPDGTEVTIAAIETLVAAHGDGWVRGATLATPDGEVEIDCDAICVAVVGSPAFEGPAQHGCEVALREAQGGFIVTVDARQATSVAGAFACGAVTGELDEAAALAQAEIAGRAAAAYASAAYPTTAVAK; encoded by the coding sequence ATGACGGTAGCAGAGGAGCGAAATCCCGTGACGTTGCGCGTCGATGGCGTGTCCGTGCGCGCGTATGCCGGCGACACCGTAGCGGCCGCGCTTATCGCGCAACAGCTGCCAACGATGCGCTCGCTTAAGTATCACCGCCCGCGCGCGCCGTTTTGCATGGATGGCCACTGCGGCAGTTGCCTGATGCGGATTGACGGCGAGCCGAACATGCGCGCATGCATGACGCCAGTGCACGACGGCCTTGAGGTGTGCTCGCAAAATGCCTTGCCCACCGCGACCCATGATGCGCTCGGCATCATCGATCGCGTCTATGCGCAGGGCCTTGATCACCATGCCATCATGACCGGGTCGCGGTTGCAAAACCGCGTGGCACAAGTGGTCGTGCGCCAGCTAAGCGGGCAGGGGACCTTGCCTGTGCGCGCGAGCTCGCAAGAGGCAAGCTTACCGGCCGAGCGTTTGGTGTGCGACGTCTTGGTGGTCGGCGGAGGTGTGTCGGGGTGCATTGCGGCGGCGAGCGCGGCGGCGGCTGGCGCGACGACGCTGCTGATCGACGATGGGTTCGCGCTTCGCGGCGTGCCAGGGGCCGCGCGCGTCTTGACGGCCACCGCCTTGCTCGGCGTGTTCCACGAGCATGGCCGCGCGTACGCGATTGCAGCCTCAGCATCTCATACGTACCGCCTTGAGCCGCGGGCGTGGGTGTGGGCCACGGGTAGCTACGCGCAAAATGCGGTGTTCGCCAATAACGACTTGCCCGGTGTATTTGCGGTGCGCGCGGTCGCGCCGCTGCTCGCCGCAGATGTATTAGTTGGAGAGCACGTGCTGATTGCTAGCGACGCGGCATCGATGGCGCACGCGCAGGACACGGCGGCGCTGCTGCGACCTGATGGTACAGAGGTGACAATCGCCGCGATCGAGACGCTGGTAGCCGCCCACGGCGACGGCTGGGTGCGGGGCGCGACGCTTGCAACACCGGACGGCGAGGTGGAAATTGACTGCGATGCGATCTGCGTCGCGGTGGTGGGCTCGCCCGCGTTCGAAGGGCCGGCGCAACACGGCTGTGAGGTTGCCCTGCGTGAGGCGCAAGGCGGCTTTATCGTCACCGTCGATGCGCGGCAGGCGACGTCGGTCGCGGGTGCATTTGCCTGCGGTGCCGTGACCGGTGAACTCGATGAAGCGGCGGCGTTGGCGCAGGCGGAGATCGCTGGGCGAGCGGCGGCGGCCTATGCGTCAG
- a CDS encoding ATP-binding protein: MRVYFIGSHATGKTTLCRYVSRHYNLPMITEVARTVLAEMETNLGAIRTDMELVGQYQKKVFARQVAVELQAKDGFVSDRAFDNLAYAADHATNVADIFASKMFTDYMKWVTDGIVFFVRPSKECLKEDGVRADVEWDAVLRIDGMIKLMLEQHRVQYLPISATSMQERVRTIDFVLRDRVAARQADEPVRQVAASAEFISLSAPTVRNN; encoded by the coding sequence ATGCGAGTTTACTTCATTGGCAGCCATGCAACCGGAAAAACCACGCTGTGCCGCTATGTGTCCCGGCACTACAATCTGCCGATGATCACCGAGGTGGCGCGCACCGTGCTCGCCGAGATGGAAACCAACCTCGGCGCCATTCGCACCGACATGGAGCTGGTCGGGCAGTATCAGAAAAAGGTCTTTGCGCGCCAGGTTGCGGTCGAGCTGCAGGCCAAGGATGGCTTCGTCAGCGATCGCGCCTTTGACAACCTCGCCTATGCGGCCGATCACGCCACCAACGTCGCCGACATTTTCGCCTCCAAGATGTTCACCGACTACATGAAATGGGTCACCGACGGCATCGTATTTTTTGTGCGCCCGAGCAAGGAGTGCCTCAAGGAAGACGGCGTGCGCGCCGACGTCGAATGGGACGCCGTGCTGCGCATCGACGGCATGATCAAGCTCATGCTCGAGCAACACCGCGTGCAATACCTGCCTATTTCCGCGACCTCCATGCAGGAGCGCGTGCGCACCATCGATTTTGTCTTGCGCGATCGGGTGGCGGCGCGCCAGGCCGACGAGCCGGTCCGCCAAGTCGCGGCCTCGGCCGAATTCATCTCGCTGAGCGCGCCGACCGTGCGCAATAACTAA
- a CDS encoding family 10 glycosylhydrolase — MRGAGILITALAATASWAPAAGCVASQPTAPPLDGDKRLDLAPGLISGEFVAATHERQLRAAWVATVWGLDYPRDASATAAAKEAELRALIGALADRGFNAVFLQVRAEADALYASELEPWARVLTGTQDAAPGFDPLAVAIDEAHRRGIELHAWLNPYRARISGVTQTAATHIVNTHPELVVSYGSQRWLNPGKPQVRAHVLAVIADLTARYDIDGVHFDDYFYPYPVAGQTFDDTATYNEYLAAGGTLGLGDWRRDNVNLLVRGVADQLAASAPHVRFGISPFGIYRPGIPEGITGLDAYDAIYADAPTWITEGWVDYLAPQLYWPTTQTAQSYATLLPWWASLAGDSGRFVVAGINAAAYATTPAWDLTEMQTQLALADNNISPGVRGAIAYSATKVTGNQDLGNLFATAWVEPALPPPVVADAAVPGVPTFEFDDEARRLTIAGMGRFVLYQYIGTSWTVREVMAGPQTRVLGEGSFAVTAVGENARESSAVVITAVSPVQQTP; from the coding sequence ATGCGAGGCGCCGGCATCCTTATAACCGCGCTGGCGGCAACCGCGTCGTGGGCCCCCGCCGCCGGCTGCGTCGCAAGCCAACCGACCGCGCCCCCGCTTGATGGCGACAAGCGCCTCGACCTGGCACCGGGCCTCATCAGCGGCGAGTTCGTTGCCGCCACGCATGAGCGCCAGCTACGCGCCGCTTGGGTGGCAACCGTTTGGGGCCTTGATTATCCGCGCGATGCCTCGGCCACGGCTGCCGCCAAAGAGGCCGAGCTGCGCGCGCTCATTGGCGCACTCGCAGATCGGGGCTTTAACGCGGTATTCTTGCAAGTGCGCGCCGAAGCCGACGCGCTGTATGCCTCGGAGCTCGAGCCATGGGCTCGCGTCCTTACCGGTACGCAGGACGCGGCGCCTGGATTTGATCCACTTGCCGTCGCGATCGACGAGGCGCACCGCCGCGGCATCGAGTTGCACGCTTGGCTTAATCCATATCGCGCGCGCATCTCGGGCGTAACCCAAACCGCGGCGACGCATATCGTCAATACCCATCCCGAGCTCGTTGTCAGCTACGGCAGCCAGCGTTGGCTCAACCCTGGAAAGCCGCAGGTCCGCGCCCATGTGCTCGCCGTCATCGCCGACCTCACCGCGCGCTACGACATCGACGGAGTTCACTTTGACGACTACTTCTATCCCTACCCCGTAGCCGGGCAAACCTTTGACGACACGGCTACATATAATGAGTACCTCGCCGCAGGCGGCACGCTTGGGCTCGGTGATTGGCGGCGCGACAACGTCAACTTGTTGGTGCGCGGCGTCGCCGACCAGCTCGCCGCCTCCGCGCCACACGTGCGGTTTGGCATCAGCCCGTTTGGCATTTATCGCCCAGGCATACCCGAAGGCATCACCGGCCTCGACGCCTACGACGCCATCTACGCCGATGCGCCGACGTGGATCACCGAAGGATGGGTGGACTATTTGGCGCCCCAACTCTATTGGCCGACGACGCAGACGGCACAGAGCTACGCTACGTTGCTGCCGTGGTGGGCGTCGCTCGCAGGCGATAGCGGCCGCTTTGTCGTAGCGGGCATCAACGCCGCAGCGTATGCCACCACGCCAGCCTGGGACCTTACCGAAATGCAAACGCAACTCGCGCTCGCCGATAACAATATTTCCCCGGGCGTGCGCGGCGCCATCGCCTATAGCGCAACCAAAGTAACCGGCAATCAAGATCTCGGAAACTTGTTTGCAACCGCGTGGGTCGAGCCCGCGCTGCCTCCTCCGGTGGTCGCAGATGCGGCCGTGCCGGGCGTGCCGACTTTTGAGTTCGATGACGAGGCGCGACGCTTGACGATCGCCGGCATGGGGCGGTTTGTCCTCTATCAATACATAGGGACCAGCTGGACGGTGCGCGAGGTCATGGCGGGGCCGCAGACGCGCGTGCTGGGCGAGGGCAGCTTTGCGGTAACCGCGGTAGGCGAAAATGCCCGCGAGAGCAGCGCGGTGGTGATTACCGCGGTGTCCCCGGTGCAACAAACACCGTAA
- a CDS encoding elongation factor G, translating to MITDLSKVRNIGISAHIDSGKTTLTERILFYTKRIHAIHEVKGKDGVGATMDSMELERERGITIQSAATFCEWGGSSPARGIKLHHINIIDTPGHVDFTVEVERSLRVLDGAIMVLCGVAGVQSQSYTVDRQMRRYKVPRIAFVNKLDRTGANPFRVRDQLREKLKLHPVMIQYPIGLEDKLEGVVDLIEMKAYRFSGDNGNDITISDPTGELLENCKKAREEMLDALSMVSDGLTEAMLEEKVTEELIRAELRKSTIALKCTPVMMGSALGNTAVQLLLDGVTYYLPEPRDVENIALDLDKEEAPVVLESNPDKPLVLLAFKLEDGRYGQLTYIRIYQGKLQKDDFIINTRTGKKFKVGRLVRMHADDKDDITDTSAGDICALFGIECNSGDTFTDGKVNYALTSMFVPNPVISVAIKPKDAGAEMNMSKALNRFTKEDPTFRCWVDEESAETIIAGMGELHLEVYIERMKREYKAEVVTSPPQVAYRETIGIKQEYNYTHKKQTGGSGQYGRVAGHIEPFDGDFEFNDEIKGGAIPREFISSVEKGFKSMMAKSPRLGVPVVGMRFVLNDGQSHAVDSSDIAFQEAARGAFREAFAKAKPKILEPIMKVEVEGPSEFSGNILGTIMQRRGIIMGQSEDDGYVKVEAEVPLAEMFGYSTPLRSSTQGKAEFSMEFARYADVPGSISEDLLAKAAKAKEAARK from the coding sequence GTGATTACCGATCTGTCTAAAGTCCGGAATATTGGCATTTCTGCTCACATCGATAGCGGTAAAACCACGCTGACGGAGCGCATTCTTTTTTACACCAAGCGCATCCATGCCATCCACGAAGTTAAGGGCAAGGACGGCGTCGGCGCCACCATGGACTCCATGGAGCTCGAGCGCGAGCGCGGCATTACCATCCAGTCGGCCGCGACCTTCTGCGAGTGGGGCGGTTCCAGCCCCGCACGCGGCATCAAGCTGCATCACATCAACATCATCGACACCCCGGGCCACGTCGACTTTACCGTCGAGGTCGAGCGCTCGCTGCGCGTTTTGGACGGCGCCATCATGGTGCTGTGCGGCGTCGCTGGCGTGCAATCACAGTCGTATACCGTCGACCGCCAAATGCGCCGCTACAAGGTGCCGCGCATCGCGTTCGTCAACAAGCTCGACCGCACCGGCGCCAACCCGTTTCGCGTCCGCGACCAACTGCGCGAGAAGCTCAAGCTGCACCCGGTCATGATCCAGTATCCGATCGGCCTCGAAGACAAGCTCGAGGGCGTCGTCGACCTCATCGAAATGAAGGCCTACCGCTTCTCCGGCGACAACGGCAACGACATCACCATCTCGGATCCAACCGGCGAATTGCTCGAAAACTGCAAGAAGGCGCGCGAAGAAATGCTCGACGCGCTGTCGATGGTCTCCGATGGCCTCACCGAGGCGATGCTCGAAGAGAAAGTCACCGAAGAGCTCATCCGCGCCGAGCTGCGCAAGAGCACGATCGCGCTCAAGTGCACCCCGGTCATGATGGGCTCGGCGCTCGGCAACACCGCCGTGCAGCTGCTGCTTGACGGCGTGACCTACTACTTGCCAGAGCCACGCGACGTCGAAAATATCGCGCTCGATCTCGACAAGGAAGAGGCGCCGGTTGTCCTCGAATCCAATCCCGACAAGCCACTCGTCTTGCTCGCGTTTAAGCTCGAAGACGGTCGCTACGGCCAGCTCACGTACATCCGCATCTACCAGGGCAAGCTGCAAAAAGACGACTTCATCATCAACACCCGTACCGGCAAGAAGTTCAAGGTCGGGCGCTTGGTGCGCATGCACGCCGACGACAAGGACGACATCACCGACACCAGCGCCGGCGACATCTGCGCGCTGTTTGGCATCGAGTGCAACTCGGGCGACACCTTCACCGACGGCAAGGTCAACTACGCCCTGACGTCGATGTTCGTGCCCAATCCGGTCATCTCGGTGGCGATCAAGCCCAAGGATGCCGGCGCCGAAATGAACATGTCCAAGGCGCTCAACCGCTTCACCAAAGAAGACCCAACGTTCCGTTGCTGGGTCGACGAAGAGTCCGCCGAGACGATTATCGCCGGCATGGGCGAGCTGCACCTCGAGGTCTACATCGAGCGCATGAAGCGCGAGTACAAGGCCGAGGTGGTGACCAGCCCGCCGCAGGTGGCGTACCGCGAGACCATCGGCATCAAACAAGAGTACAACTACACCCACAAGAAGCAAACCGGTGGTTCGGGTCAGTATGGCCGCGTCGCCGGCCACATCGAGCCGTTCGATGGCGACTTCGAGTTCAACGACGAAATCAAGGGCGGCGCGATTCCGCGCGAGTTTATCTCGTCGGTGGAAAAGGGCTTCAAGTCCATGATGGCCAAGAGCCCACGCCTCGGCGTGCCGGTGGTTGGCATGCGCTTTGTGCTCAACGACGGCCAATCGCACGCGGTCGACTCCTCGGACATCGCGTTCCAGGAAGCCGCGCGCGGCGCCTTCCGCGAGGCCTTTGCCAAGGCCAAACCAAAAATCCTTGAGCCGATCATGAAGGTCGAAGTCGAAGGCCCATCCGAGTTCTCGGGCAACATCCTCGGCACCATCATGCAACGCCGCGGCATCATCATGGGCCAGTCCGAAGACGACGGCTACGTGAAGGTCGAGGCCGAAGTGCCCCTCGCCGAAATGTTTGGCTACTCGACGCCGCTGCGCTCAAGCACGCAAGGCAAGGCCGAATTCTCGATGGAATTTGCCCGCTACGCCGACGTCCCAGGCAGCATCTCGGAAGACCTGCTTGCCAAGGCCGCCAAGGCCAAAGAAGCCGCCCGCAAGTAG